Within Pedosphaera parvula Ellin514, the genomic segment AAGCAAAGAAGGCCTGATCCTTCTTTAGCTAATCCAGTTTGCAATTGAAAGCGTCCCATTCAGGGCGCTTTTCTTATTTACCTTTGAAGTGATGCATCGTCGCGCGCTTCAACTCCCGATCAGCATCCCGCTTCTTGATATCATCCCGCTTGTCGAATTCCACCTTGCCCTTGCCCACCGCCAACGCAACCTTCACCTTCCCGTTCTTCCAATAAAAGGAGAGGGGAAACAACGCATTCCCTTTGACCGAAGCCAGGCCGAACAACTTCCGGATCTCCGACTTGTGCAACAACAGCTTCCTGGCCGACTTCGGTTCATGATTCTGCCGATTCCCAAAGCGGTATTCATCGATATGCACGTTATAAAGAAACACCTGATCATTCTCCACGCGCGCAAATGCATCAGCGATTTGCCCCAAACCCGCTCGCAACGACTTCACCTCCGTCCCCTTCAGCGCAATGCCTGCCTCGAAGGTTTCCAGGATATGATAATCCCTGCGTGCTTTATGATTACTTAAAATGTCCGCCATAAACGACGTCAGCCAGAAGATAGCTTCTGGCTGACGGCAAAGCCATGATTAGGCTGTGAAAATTACTTCTTCGTGCTGCGCTT encodes:
- the smpB gene encoding SsrA-binding protein SmpB codes for the protein MADILSNHKARRDYHILETFEAGIALKGTEVKSLRAGLGQIADAFARVENDQVFLYNVHIDEYRFGNRQNHEPKSARKLLLHKSEIRKLFGLASVKGNALFPLSFYWKNGKVKVALAVGKGKVEFDKRDDIKKRDADRELKRATMHHFKGK